Below is a window of Drosophila miranda strain MSH22 chromosome 3, D.miranda_PacBio2.1, whole genome shotgun sequence DNA.
GCGTTACAAAATTTCTAAATGTATTGGTTAAAGAGAGTTGTCCATTCGGGTTCCTTCGCATTGGAATATCACATCAGTTTGCTTGTCACTTTCACAATAATTGTCATTCCCCACTCAACGGGTCCCGTGAAGGTGAGGATTATTTTATAGAAGCCCAGGGGCAGAACTTCGGGGAAACCGTCGTTGTCGGCCACGCACTTGTCCAAGTTGTAGATCTTCTGCGGCCACGGGGGCACGAACTTGTCCTCGAACTGGGGCAGGTTCGAGCAGCTGCCCAGGTTCTCGATCACCATGTCCTTGTAGTGGGTGTTTAGGAAATCCTCGTAGGGCTGCTTAGGAATGGCGAAGGGGACCAACTTGTAGTCACTCTCCTGTCCCGACGAACTGCGATAGGCGGTCGCCTCCACCTGATCAAGCGGAAGAGGATCGATCAGGCATCAATCAGAAGACTCTCTCATTTATACCTACCATGACCGTATCATCGAGAAGGTAGCGGAATTCGATTGTGGCCGAAATGGCGAACTCGCCGCGATTGACCCGATCGATTTTGCCTTCGATCTTAAGCTTGCTCTCGTCCGAGGAGTGGGTGGTGATGGACATTGGCTCGTAGTCCCATTTGCGCTGTtcaatggggggggggggggacaagTGTTGGTCATTTGATCACTCGAACAGCGTCCACGGGGGAGATATTTACCGCACTGTTGCAGCTCTGCGCGACCAGAAGTACCAGGCAAAGTCCAGAGAACGATCGCAACGAGCGGGGCAACATTTTGGCCAACAATTGTGACATAGTGGCACAGCTTTGTGGCTTTTATAGTGCTAACCAGCCAACAATCTGGTCCTAACTCATCTCCAATCACGATATGCACGCTATCTTC
It encodes the following:
- the LOC108158637 gene encoding uncharacterized protein LOC108158637, translated to MSQLLAKMLPRSLRSFSGLCLVLLVAQSCNSARKWDYEPMSITTHSSDESKLKIEGKIDRVNRGEFAISATIEFRYLLDDTVMVEATAYRSSSGQESDYKLVPFAIPKQPYEDFLNTHYKDMVIENLGSCSNLPQFEDKFVPPWPQKIYNLDKCVADNDGFPEVLPLGFYKIILTFTGPVEWGMTIIVKVTSKLM